One region of Terricaulis silvestris genomic DNA includes:
- a CDS encoding DUF1674 domain-containing protein, protein MADAEEPKRALTPEAQRALAEAEARRKDAAAQPPEHGGPAGPEPTRYGDWERKGIASDF, encoded by the coding sequence ATGGCGGATGCGGAAGAGCCGAAGCGCGCTTTGACGCCGGAAGCGCAGCGTGCGCTCGCCGAAGCTGAAGCGCGGCGCAAGGATGCGGCCGCTCAGCCTCCAGAACACGGAGGCCCGGCAGGGCCGGAACCGACGCGCTACGGCGACTGGGAGCGCAAGGGCATCGCCTCCGATTTCTGA